A window of the Streptomyces sp. NBC_01351 genome harbors these coding sequences:
- a CDS encoding urease subunit alpha: MSKQTRHSDHCAPGSRHIDPHEYATVHGPRAGDRVRLGDSGLVVRVESDSQRPGDEFLAGFGKTARDGLHLKAAAVRETCDVVISNVLVIDAVLGIRKVSIGIREGRIHAIGRAGNPDTLDGVDVVVGTGTTIVSGEGLIATAGAVDTHVHLLSPRIMEASLASGVTTIIGQEIGPSWGVGVNSPWALKHGFNAFDAWPVNIGFLARGSSSHEAPLVEALAEGGACGFKVHEDLGAHTRALDTALRVAEEYDVQVALHSDGLNECLSVEDTLRVLEGRTIHAFHIEGCGGGHVPNVLKMAGVPNVIGSSTNPTLPFGRDAIDEHYGMIVSVHALKPDLPGDAAMARDRIRAGTMGAEGVLHDLGAIGITSSDAQGMGRAGETIRRTFAMAAKMKGELGPLPGDGEGDDNARVLRYVAKLTINPAIAHGLAHEIGSIEVGKLADIVLWRPPFFGAKPQMVLKSGFPAYGVTGDPNAATDSCEPLVLGPLFGGHGAAPADLSVAFVSQAAAEAGSSGRPYDGMTTRRRRVAVRGTRGIGPADMVNNARLGDVQVDARSGLVTLDGAPLRSEPAQEVPLSRLYFL; encoded by the coding sequence ATGAGCAAGCAGACCAGGCACAGCGACCACTGTGCGCCGGGCAGCCGGCACATCGACCCCCACGAGTACGCCACCGTGCACGGTCCTCGCGCGGGAGATCGCGTCCGCCTCGGCGACTCGGGTCTCGTCGTCCGCGTGGAGTCCGATTCGCAACGGCCCGGTGACGAGTTCCTGGCCGGTTTCGGCAAGACGGCCCGTGACGGCCTGCACCTGAAGGCCGCCGCCGTCCGCGAGACCTGCGACGTCGTGATCAGCAACGTCCTCGTGATCGATGCCGTCCTCGGCATCCGCAAGGTCTCCATCGGCATCCGCGAGGGCCGGATCCACGCGATCGGCCGGGCCGGAAATCCCGACACCCTCGACGGGGTCGACGTCGTGGTCGGCACCGGTACGACCATCGTCTCCGGTGAAGGCCTCATCGCCACCGCCGGCGCCGTCGACACCCACGTTCACCTGCTCTCCCCGCGCATCATGGAGGCCTCCCTCGCCTCCGGCGTCACCACGATCATCGGCCAGGAGATCGGGCCGAGCTGGGGCGTCGGCGTCAACTCCCCGTGGGCGCTGAAGCACGGGTTCAACGCCTTCGACGCGTGGCCCGTCAACATCGGCTTCCTGGCTCGGGGTTCCTCCTCCCATGAGGCGCCCCTGGTCGAGGCCCTCGCCGAGGGCGGCGCCTGCGGATTCAAGGTGCACGAGGACCTCGGCGCCCACACCCGGGCCCTGGACACCGCCCTGCGCGTGGCCGAGGAGTACGACGTCCAGGTCGCCCTGCACAGCGACGGCCTGAACGAGTGCCTCTCCGTCGAGGACACCCTGCGGGTGCTGGAGGGCCGCACGATCCACGCCTTCCACATCGAGGGCTGCGGCGGCGGGCACGTCCCGAACGTGCTGAAGATGGCGGGCGTGCCGAACGTCATCGGCTCCTCCACCAACCCGACCCTGCCCTTCGGCCGGGATGCCATCGACGAGCACTACGGGATGATCGTCTCGGTCCATGCTCTCAAGCCGGACCTTCCCGGCGACGCGGCCATGGCCCGTGACCGGATCCGCGCGGGCACCATGGGCGCCGAGGGTGTGCTGCACGACCTGGGTGCGATCGGCATCACCTCCTCCGATGCCCAGGGCATGGGCCGGGCGGGCGAGACCATCCGCCGGACCTTCGCGATGGCCGCGAAGATGAAGGGCGAGCTGGGGCCGCTGCCCGGTGACGGGGAGGGCGACGACAACGCCCGCGTCCTGCGCTACGTGGCCAAGCTGACCATCAACCCGGCCATCGCCCACGGCCTGGCCCACGAGATCGGCTCGATCGAGGTCGGCAAACTCGCCGACATCGTGCTGTGGCGGCCGCCGTTCTTCGGCGCCAAGCCGCAGATGGTCCTCAAGTCCGGCTTCCCCGCGTACGGGGTCACGGGGGACCCGAACGCGGCCACCGACAGCTGTGAACCGCTGGTCCTCGGCCCTCTCTTCGGAGGCCACGGAGCCGCGCCGGCGGACCTTTCGGTGGCCTTCGTCAGCCAGGCCGCGGCCGAAGCCGGGTCCTCGGGCAGGCCCTACGACGGGATGACGACCCGCCGCCGCAGGGTAGCCGTGCGCGGTACGCGGGGGATCGGCCCCGCGGACATGGTCAACAACGCCAGGCTCGGTGACGTACAGGTCGACGCGCGCAGCGGCCTGGTCACCCTCGACGGAGCACCCCTGCGCTCGGAGCCGGCGCAGGAGGTTCCCCTGAGTCGCCTCTACTTCCTGTGA
- a CDS encoding agmatine deiminase family protein — protein MTAFRMPAEWSAHDGCLMAWPTRTDLWGSVLDDVKEEYANVARAIAEFEPVTMVAPPGHGDDARACCGPDVTVVELPLDDSWFRDSAPLFVLDGDGRRAGVDFRFNAWGGKHHPYDADDRVSGLLLEHLGVERVHSDMILEGGAITVDGEGTLITTEQCLLHPNRNPGMNRDEIEAELKSRLGVSKVVWLPYGGLLDTETDGHVDGVCAFAAPGKVVVSLPEDPAHPDYARMRANRAVLEATTDAHGRSLEIVEVTQSAFADLAGGEIEVSYLNYYVANDGVVVPVAGLPQDEEALAVIASAYPGRKVVGVRALAIAFGGGGVHCITQQIPAVRAAG, from the coding sequence ATGACTGCTTTCCGTATGCCTGCCGAGTGGTCCGCACACGACGGGTGCCTGATGGCCTGGCCCACCCGGACGGACCTCTGGGGCAGCGTGCTGGACGACGTCAAGGAGGAGTACGCGAACGTCGCCCGCGCCATCGCGGAGTTCGAGCCGGTGACGATGGTCGCCCCGCCCGGCCACGGCGACGACGCCCGCGCCTGCTGCGGACCGGACGTCACCGTGGTGGAGCTCCCGCTGGACGACTCCTGGTTCCGCGACTCCGCTCCGCTCTTCGTGCTCGACGGGGACGGCCGCCGCGCGGGAGTGGACTTCCGGTTCAACGCCTGGGGCGGCAAGCACCACCCCTACGACGCCGACGACCGGGTCAGCGGCCTGCTCCTGGAGCACCTCGGGGTCGAGCGTGTCCACTCCGACATGATCCTGGAGGGCGGGGCGATCACGGTCGACGGAGAGGGCACGCTGATCACCACGGAACAGTGCCTGCTCCACCCCAACCGCAACCCCGGCATGAACCGGGACGAGATCGAAGCCGAACTGAAATCCCGGCTCGGCGTCAGCAAGGTCGTCTGGCTTCCGTACGGCGGTCTGCTGGACACGGAGACCGACGGCCACGTCGACGGCGTCTGCGCCTTCGCGGCCCCCGGCAAGGTGGTCGTCTCCCTGCCCGAGGACCCCGCGCATCCCGACTACGCCCGGATGCGCGCCAACCGCGCGGTGCTGGAGGCCACCACCGACGCTCACGGCCGCAGCCTGGAGATCGTCGAGGTCACCCAGTCGGCCTTCGCCGACCTCGCGGGCGGCGAGATAGAGGTGTCCTACCTGAACTACTACGTGGCCAATGACGGCGTCGTCGTCCCGGTGGCCGGCCTGCCCCAGGACGAGGAGGCCCTCGCCGTGATCGCGTCGGCCTACCCCGGCCGCAAGGTGGTCGGGGTGCGGGCGCTGGCGATCGCCTTCGGCGGTGGCGGAGTCCACTGCATCACGCAGCAGATCCCCGCGGTGCGCGCCGCCGGCTGA
- a CDS encoding ABC transporter substrate-binding protein has product MSTPPPRTTRRARAPRGRLAAATAFLASSALLAACSGPPKNAGPVTEVTLSKSTPQAVGEIDSFTWAVYAEPPTLDYTVAFDYPQNTILSNVCESLMRWTPGLTMEPGLAQKASNPDPTTWVYDLRPGVRFHDGGVMSADDVVFSLGRQMDPDNAAAWAQNFQNVDTVTKTGPLQVTVKLKKPDSQFPQYMATAAGVVASKAGVEAAGADYGTTGGLACTGPFKLGTWTKGQSIELERFDDYWGTKAKSKKAVFRVLTDPSARTNAMLSGEADGGYLIPTESYGRLRESGVGTLYFGEGLSTVNVNITNMQGPLGDVRVRRALSLALDRAGFVKAGLGGAGTVTHSLTTRAAWASAPESTLKSALDGLPHPDRNIEQAKALIKEAGATGKTLTVATSAIGQDVSLLATAVQAAGTEIGLDIQLKTIAPNAFTALFTDPAAREGIDMFPLTYYDSITDPLDLLTNFKTGAYMNFAGYSDKQYDDLVDQAVGVYEPGPRLEIEAKLQKHAAEQLLWIPVAEWPTAVFLNKRVTGAPTTISYMYYPWAADVGAAQ; this is encoded by the coding sequence ATGTCCACACCCCCACCCCGGACCACCAGACGTGCCCGTGCCCCGCGCGGTCGGCTCGCCGCCGCCACCGCGTTCCTGGCGTCCTCCGCCCTGCTGGCGGCCTGCTCGGGCCCGCCCAAGAACGCGGGCCCCGTCACCGAGGTCACCCTGTCGAAGAGCACGCCGCAGGCCGTCGGCGAGATCGACTCCTTCACCTGGGCGGTCTACGCCGAGCCGCCCACGCTCGACTACACGGTGGCGTTCGACTACCCGCAGAACACGATCCTCTCCAACGTCTGCGAAAGCCTCATGCGCTGGACGCCGGGGCTCACCATGGAACCCGGCCTGGCGCAGAAGGCGTCCAACCCGGACCCCACCACCTGGGTCTACGACCTCCGCCCCGGCGTGCGCTTCCACGACGGCGGCGTGATGAGCGCCGACGACGTCGTCTTCAGCCTGGGCCGGCAGATGGATCCCGACAACGCGGCGGCCTGGGCCCAGAACTTCCAGAACGTCGACACCGTGACCAAGACCGGCCCGCTCCAGGTCACCGTCAAGCTGAAGAAGCCCGACTCCCAGTTCCCCCAGTACATGGCGACCGCCGCCGGAGTGGTGGCGTCCAAGGCCGGAGTCGAGGCGGCCGGCGCGGACTACGGCACCACCGGCGGCCTCGCCTGCACCGGCCCCTTCAAGCTCGGCACCTGGACCAAGGGCCAGTCGATCGAGCTGGAGCGGTTCGACGACTACTGGGGGACCAAGGCCAAGTCCAAGAAGGCCGTCTTCCGGGTCCTGACCGACCCCTCCGCCCGCACCAACGCCATGCTCAGCGGGGAGGCCGACGGCGGATACCTCATCCCCACCGAGAGCTACGGCAGGCTGCGCGAGAGCGGCGTGGGCACCCTGTACTTCGGCGAGGGCCTGAGCACGGTCAACGTCAACATCACCAACATGCAGGGCCCGCTCGGCGACGTCCGCGTGCGCCGTGCACTGTCCCTGGCCCTGGACCGCGCCGGATTCGTCAAGGCCGGACTCGGCGGAGCCGGAACCGTCACGCACTCCCTCACCACCCGCGCCGCCTGGGCGTCGGCCCCGGAGAGCACCCTGAAGTCCGCACTCGACGGCCTGCCCCACCCCGACCGGAACATCGAGCAGGCCAAGGCGCTCATCAAGGAGGCCGGGGCCACCGGCAAGACCCTGACCGTCGCCACCAGCGCCATCGGCCAGGACGTCTCCCTCCTCGCCACAGCGGTGCAGGCGGCCGGTACCGAGATCGGCCTGGACATCCAGCTCAAGACCATCGCTCCGAACGCGTTCACCGCGCTGTTCACCGATCCCGCGGCGCGCGAGGGCATCGACATGTTCCCGCTCACCTACTACGACTCGATCACTGACCCGCTGGACCTGCTGACGAACTTCAAGACCGGCGCCTACATGAACTTCGCCGGCTACAGCGACAAGCAGTACGACGATCTGGTCGACCAGGCCGTCGGCGTCTACGAGCCGGGGCCGCGCCTGGAGATCGAGGCCAAGCTCCAGAAGCACGCCGCCGAGCAGCTGCTGTGGATCCCGGTCGCCGAGTGGCCCACCGCGGTCTTCCTCAACAAGAGGGTCACCGGCGCCCCGACCACCATCTCGTACATGTACTACCCGTGGGCCGCGGACGTGGGTGCGGCGCAGTGA
- a CDS encoding ABC transporter permease → MSFLRFAARRLGEMAATLLAASFVVFGAMYLAPGSPASFLLAGRSASPEALAAINAHYHLDDPFLVRYFRWLGDVVQGDFGRSITYRTDVSRLLADRLPSTLMLVAMALIVVVIVGLVLGWISSVRGGATDSAILVTTTFAVGTPSFVAAVLLQGLFAVRLGWFPSSGAGDGFGDMLWHLTLPAIALALYLIGMLARVTRSAMLEALDGEHVTVARSRGVPERLVIRRHVFRNALGTVLTTGGLIVSTLLVCTILVETAFSIGGIGQLLELSTTTKDFPTVQAISLIIVALFMIVNLIVDLLLPLVDPRITLGSRRSSA, encoded by the coding sequence GTGAGCTTCCTGAGATTCGCGGCGCGACGGCTGGGGGAGATGGCCGCCACCCTGCTCGCCGCCTCGTTCGTGGTCTTCGGCGCGATGTACCTGGCACCGGGCAGCCCGGCGAGCTTCCTGCTCGCCGGCCGCTCGGCCTCCCCGGAGGCGCTGGCCGCGATCAACGCCCATTACCACCTGGACGACCCGTTCCTCGTACGGTACTTCCGCTGGCTCGGCGACGTGGTCCAGGGAGACTTCGGGCGGTCCATCACCTACCGCACCGACGTCTCCCGGCTCCTGGCCGACCGCCTGCCCAGCACCCTGATGCTCGTCGCCATGGCCCTGATCGTGGTCGTGATCGTCGGCCTGGTGCTCGGCTGGATCAGCTCGGTCCGAGGCGGAGCCACCGACTCCGCCATCCTCGTCACCACCACGTTCGCCGTCGGCACGCCCTCCTTCGTCGCGGCCGTGCTGCTCCAGGGCCTGTTCGCCGTCCGGCTGGGCTGGTTTCCGAGCAGCGGCGCGGGCGACGGCTTCGGCGACATGCTCTGGCACCTGACCCTGCCGGCCATCGCGCTCGCGCTCTACCTGATCGGCATGCTGGCCCGGGTCACCCGCTCCGCCATGCTCGAAGCCCTCGACGGCGAGCACGTCACCGTGGCACGCAGCCGGGGCGTGCCCGAGCGCCTGGTCATCCGCCGCCACGTGTTCCGCAACGCGCTGGGCACCGTACTCACCACGGGCGGTCTGATCGTCTCCACCCTGCTCGTCTGCACGATCCTCGTGGAAACCGCCTTCAGCATCGGCGGCATCGGCCAGCTCCTGGAGCTGTCGACGACGACCAAGGACTTCCCGACCGTCCAGGCCATCTCCCTGATCATCGTCGCCCTGTTCATGATCGTGAACCTCATCGTCGACCTGCTGCTGCCGTTGGTCGACCCGCGGATCACCCTCGGATCGAGGAGGTCCTCCGCATGA
- a CDS encoding ABC transporter permease encodes MTAVLTRRPGLSRIRAARSPLYLVCLGFVALVVVSALLAPWVVPYDPNVIDLGNALAGPSAAHPLGVDAAGRDTLSRLLLGARTSLLGPLGVVAFSTVAGVAVGMAAAWKGGWLDSVLSRSTELVFAFPGMLLAILIISVYGEGLIAPVVALAIAYLPYVSRLTRSLVLAERERPYVSAYQVQGHSSLQICLRHVLPNIAPVVLAQSTINFGYALMDLAGLSFLGLGVPALTPDWGRMVFDGQTAIQHGYPLSAILPCAVIVLTVVAFNVVGERWADRVARRAR; translated from the coding sequence ATGACCGCCGTCCTGACCCGCCGGCCCGGCCTCTCCCGGATCCGGGCGGCCCGGTCGCCGCTCTACCTGGTCTGCCTGGGCTTCGTCGCCCTCGTGGTGGTCTCCGCGCTGCTCGCACCCTGGGTGGTGCCGTACGACCCCAACGTCATCGACCTGGGCAACGCGCTCGCCGGGCCCTCCGCCGCCCATCCGCTCGGTGTGGACGCGGCCGGCCGAGACACCCTCTCCCGCCTGCTGCTCGGAGCCCGCACCTCCCTGCTGGGCCCCCTCGGCGTGGTCGCCTTCTCCACCGTCGCCGGCGTCGCCGTCGGCATGGCCGCGGCCTGGAAGGGCGGCTGGCTCGACTCCGTCCTCTCCCGCAGCACGGAACTGGTCTTCGCCTTCCCCGGCATGCTCCTCGCCATCCTGATCATTTCCGTCTACGGCGAAGGGCTGATCGCACCGGTCGTCGCACTCGCGATCGCCTACCTCCCCTACGTCAGCCGCCTCACCCGCTCGCTGGTCCTGGCCGAACGCGAACGCCCCTACGTCAGCGCCTACCAGGTGCAGGGACACTCCTCGCTGCAGATCTGCCTGCGCCACGTCCTGCCCAACATCGCCCCCGTCGTCCTCGCCCAGTCCACCATCAACTTCGGCTACGCCCTCATGGACCTCGCGGGCCTGTCCTTCCTCGGACTCGGCGTGCCCGCGCTCACCCCCGACTGGGGGCGGATGGTCTTCGACGGCCAGACCGCGATCCAGCACGGCTACCCGCTGTCCGCGATCCTGCCCTGCGCCGTCATCGTCCTGACCGTGGTCGCCTTCAACGTGGTCGGAGAACGATGGGCCGACCGGGTCGCCAGGAGGGCCAGATGA
- a CDS encoding ABC transporter ATP-binding protein has translation MKPLQPTHTLDIQGLRITLPGTARPVLDGVDLTVDTGETVALVGESGSGKTLTSRSALRLLPPGATVEGTVRVCGQDVLTMDPGRLSALRTGTVAMIFQDPRAAINPLRRIGDFLTESVRLTRKMTLADATVRAAELLGEVGLDASALDKYPSQVSGGMLQRIMIAAALMGDPALLLADEPTTALDVTTQAEVIALLARLRERFGTGLLFVTHDLDLAAAISDRVYVMYAGRIVESGPAGALFAHPRHPYTAALLASTPRLEAPRGRLAAIDGQPPDLRRELSGCPFASRCPLATEVCDAQAPQPVPAPDVPGHHAACHHTDRLEGSAVDA, from the coding sequence ATGAAACCGCTGCAACCGACGCACACACTCGACATCCAAGGGCTGCGGATCACCCTGCCCGGTACCGCCCGCCCCGTCCTCGACGGGGTCGACCTCACCGTCGACACCGGCGAGACCGTCGCCCTCGTCGGCGAATCCGGCTCCGGGAAGACCCTCACCTCCCGCAGCGCACTGCGCCTGCTGCCGCCCGGGGCCACGGTCGAGGGCACCGTCCGGGTGTGCGGCCAGGACGTCCTGACCATGGACCCCGGCCGGCTGAGCGCCCTGCGCACGGGCACGGTGGCCATGATCTTCCAGGACCCCCGCGCCGCCATCAACCCGCTGCGCCGCATCGGCGACTTCCTCACCGAGTCGGTCCGGCTCACGAGGAAGATGACCTTGGCGGACGCGACCGTCCGGGCCGCCGAACTCCTCGGCGAGGTCGGCCTCGACGCCTCGGCGCTGGACAAGTACCCGAGCCAGGTCTCGGGCGGCATGCTGCAGCGCATCATGATCGCGGCCGCCCTCATGGGCGACCCGGCCCTGCTCCTGGCCGACGAACCCACCACGGCGCTGGACGTCACCACCCAGGCCGAGGTCATCGCGCTCCTGGCCAGGCTGCGCGAACGCTTCGGCACCGGCCTGCTCTTCGTCACGCACGACCTCGACCTCGCCGCGGCCATCAGCGACCGGGTCTACGTCATGTACGCGGGACGCATCGTCGAGAGCGGTCCCGCGGGGGCGCTCTTCGCGCACCCCCGCCACCCCTACACGGCAGCCCTGCTCGCCTCCACACCCCGACTGGAAGCCCCGAGGGGCAGGCTCGCCGCCATCGATGGACAGCCCCCGGACCTGCGCCGGGAACTGAGCGGCTGCCCCTTCGCCTCCCGATGTCCCCTCGCCACCGAAGTGTGCGACGCGCAGGCCCCCCAGCCAGTGCCCGCACCCGACGTACCCGGACACCACGCGGCGTGCCACCACACCGACCGGCTCGAAGGGAGCGCCGTCGATGCCTGA
- a CDS encoding ABC transporter ATP-binding protein — MPDNVLEVVGLRRAYGNVRAVDDVSFTLGEGGSLGIVGESGSGKTTTARIVVGLERVDAGEVLVHGRDRTGRSRGRAGRLARAREVQMVFQDPYLSLDPRTSVEAVLRETLRLHFPDGDHERRIRELLDQVGLGTRAADALPRQLSGGQRQRVAIARALAVEPAVLVLDEAVAALDVSVQAQILNLLADIREQTAIGYLFITHDLGVVRCVTDDVIVMRHGRIVEAGPTASVLAAPEHPYTRLLLESVPRPGWDPDRIAAARRALE; from the coding sequence ATGCCTGACAACGTGCTGGAAGTCGTGGGTCTGCGCCGCGCCTACGGAAACGTACGGGCCGTGGACGACGTGTCGTTCACCCTGGGAGAGGGCGGCTCCCTCGGCATCGTCGGCGAATCCGGATCCGGCAAGACCACCACGGCCCGGATCGTCGTGGGCCTGGAGCGGGTCGATGCCGGCGAGGTCCTCGTACACGGCCGCGACCGCACGGGACGCAGCCGAGGCCGCGCGGGGCGTCTGGCCCGCGCCCGCGAAGTCCAGATGGTCTTCCAGGACCCCTACCTCTCCCTGGACCCGCGCACCAGCGTAGAGGCGGTGCTGCGCGAAACGCTGAGGCTGCACTTTCCCGACGGGGACCACGAGCGGCGCATCCGCGAACTGCTCGACCAGGTCGGACTGGGAACCCGCGCCGCCGACGCCCTGCCCCGCCAACTCTCCGGCGGACAGCGCCAGCGCGTCGCCATCGCCCGCGCGCTGGCGGTGGAACCGGCCGTCCTCGTCCTGGACGAAGCCGTCGCCGCCCTCGACGTGTCGGTGCAGGCCCAGATCCTCAACCTGCTGGCGGACATCCGGGAACAGACCGCGATCGGCTACCTGTTCATCACGCACGACCTCGGCGTGGTCCGCTGCGTCACCGACGACGTGATCGTCATGCGGCACGGCCGGATCGTCGAGGCCGGACCCACCGCCTCGGTGCTCGCGGCACCGGAACATCCCTACACCCGGCTGCTCCTGGAGTCCGTGCCCCGGCCCGGCTGGGACCCCGACCGGATCGCGGCGGCCCGCCGGGCCCTGGAGTAG
- a CDS encoding TetR/AcrR family transcriptional regulator translates to MAAPPKEPQTPVPVPARAGRTRVSAKGEQTRARLIAAARTLLSGEMSARFTTRNVAALCGVSHGMCHYHFADRTDLILAVIEDIRPEWISPMEEAVEAPGAFSERAERVVLLLTQGESADLSHLHSALHWHALNDERIRVSLEAEYRRWRGSFVHLFQVLADERGGDIDPRPLGEAVAAAVDGLAAIQSLDAEVDAESVFRTLILTLAAGA, encoded by the coding sequence ATGGCAGCTCCTCCGAAGGAACCTCAGACGCCCGTGCCCGTCCCCGCCCGGGCGGGACGGACCCGCGTCTCGGCCAAGGGAGAACAGACGCGTGCGCGGCTGATCGCGGCCGCGCGGACGCTCCTGAGCGGCGAGATGAGCGCGCGTTTCACGACGCGCAACGTCGCTGCCCTGTGCGGGGTGTCGCACGGCATGTGCCACTACCACTTCGCGGACCGTACGGACCTCATCCTGGCGGTGATCGAGGACATCCGGCCGGAGTGGATCTCCCCCATGGAAGAGGCGGTGGAGGCCCCGGGCGCCTTCTCGGAGCGCGCGGAGCGCGTCGTTCTGCTGCTGACCCAGGGTGAGAGCGCGGACCTGTCGCACCTTCACTCCGCGCTGCACTGGCACGCGTTGAACGACGAACGGATACGCGTGAGTCTGGAGGCGGAGTACCGGCGTTGGCGCGGCAGCTTCGTCCACCTCTTCCAGGTGCTCGCCGACGAACGCGGTGGCGACATCGATCCGCGGCCGCTCGGCGAGGCGGTGGCCGCCGCTGTCGACGGGCTGGCCGCCATCCAGTCCCTCGACGCCGAGGTCGACGCCGAGTCCGTCTTCCGGACCCTGATCCTCACGCTCGCCGCGGGGGCCTGA
- a CDS encoding agmatine deiminase family protein: MNDHVADRPPGSGALGRRGFLTATAIAAAGAALGAAEGPARAASRINRSSSAGAFTVPGEEVRHTRTWMAWPDSTTIWRGKLGGVQANIALIAKTIAKYEPVVMCANPASASKARSMCGPTVTVITSIAVDDCWMRDTGPVFRTNGAGGLDAVGLNFNGWGNKQTHYRDELVAEKIAAHVGVPITYADLVAEGGAIEQDGAGTLMATRSSIINNNRNPGMSQSQIEAAMRTAYGASKVIWFDGVYGQDITDDHVDATSRFLAPGRALVQMPMASDNDAYAKDARQQYQILSTSTSAGGAPMAVTKLQGPDYYKIRSSSPDFVAAYVNYYVCNGAVISSHFGDTSADAAAKATLVRLFPGRTVVQLNTDYLGAGGGGIHCVTQQQPAP; this comes from the coding sequence ATGAACGATCACGTAGCAGACAGGCCGCCGGGAAGCGGGGCCCTCGGCCGACGCGGGTTCCTGACGGCCACGGCCATCGCCGCGGCCGGCGCCGCACTGGGGGCGGCCGAAGGCCCGGCGCGGGCGGCGTCGCGCATCAACCGGTCCTCGTCGGCGGGGGCGTTCACGGTCCCCGGCGAGGAGGTGCGGCACACCCGGACCTGGATGGCCTGGCCGGACAGCACCACGATCTGGCGGGGCAAGCTCGGAGGGGTCCAGGCGAACATCGCGCTGATCGCGAAGACGATCGCCAAGTACGAGCCGGTCGTCATGTGCGCCAACCCCGCGAGCGCGTCCAAGGCGCGTTCGATGTGCGGGCCGACGGTCACGGTGATCACGTCCATCGCGGTCGACGACTGCTGGATGCGCGACACCGGGCCCGTCTTCCGTACGAACGGGGCCGGCGGCCTGGACGCGGTCGGCCTGAACTTCAACGGCTGGGGCAACAAGCAGACGCACTACAGGGACGAGCTCGTCGCCGAGAAGATCGCCGCCCACGTCGGGGTGCCGATCACGTACGCCGACCTGGTGGCGGAGGGCGGGGCCATCGAACAGGACGGCGCCGGGACCCTGATGGCGACCCGGAGCAGCATCATCAACAACAACCGCAACCCCGGGATGTCGCAGTCGCAGATCGAGGCCGCGATGCGCACCGCGTACGGCGCCTCCAAGGTCATCTGGTTCGACGGCGTGTACGGCCAGGACATCACCGACGACCACGTGGACGCGACGTCCCGATTCCTCGCGCCGGGGCGGGCGTTGGTCCAGATGCCGATGGCGTCGGACAACGACGCCTACGCGAAGGACGCGCGCCAGCAGTACCAGATCCTGTCCACGTCCACGAGCGCCGGTGGCGCGCCGATGGCGGTCACCAAGCTCCAGGGCCCCGACTACTACAAGATCCGCTCCAGCAGCCCGGACTTCGTCGCCGCCTACGTCAACTACTACGTGTGCAACGGTGCGGTGATCTCGTCGCACTTCGGCGACACGTCCGCTGACGCCGCGGCCAAGGCCACCCTCGTCCGGCTCTTCCCCGGCCGGACCGTCGTACAGCTCAACACCGACTACCTCGGCGCCGGGGGCGGCGGCATCCACTGCGTCACCCAGCAGCAGCCGGCCCCGTAG